From the genome of Bubalus kerabau isolate K-KA32 ecotype Philippines breed swamp buffalo chromosome 13, PCC_UOA_SB_1v2, whole genome shotgun sequence:
CTCCAGGGTTTGCTTCTGAGAACATAATCGGCTACTGCTCAGCACATCAAGAGGTCTGGGGGAAGCCTCACCAGTGTAACAGAATGGATGGACTTCCTTGCAGAGCGTGTCTTTCTTTCGTGAAAGGCCTGACTTCAGAGGCCCTTCCTGGTGAGGCCTGGACAGAGCGCTGGGCATCAGCTTGCTTCTCCCAGGGCTCTTCAGGGCCCCCGAGGTCCCAGGGGCAGTGGGAGGCCTCCCTTTGGCCACCTTGCCTTTCTCGCACTGGATGGTCTGGATTTGCAGCCACTCGAGCTGGACGAGCCTGTCGATGTACTTGCCCAGGAGCCCCCCGGTTTTGGGCACAGCCTCTGTCCTGCGCTCGGAGTGCAGGAGCATGGCCATGTCCCGCAGGTCCCAGGAGTTgcatgggggtgggaggaagtcgGGGTAACAGTATTCAGGCCAGGTGGGGCCCTGCCCTAGGTGCAGATCGAAGTGAACCGGGTCAATCTCTTCCGCTCGAAGGTGAAGATCAGGAGGCGTGAGGGGGGATGGGGGGATGGCGATCCTTTCTGAATCAGAGAGGTCACTGGCACTGTCCTCCTCCTCCGCATCTTCTTTGATGATTTTCATGGACTCAAAGTCCAGAAACAGCTTATTCCCTGAGAGCCCGTGATACCTGGGGCCGAGGCGGCTCCTTTCGGGGTTTCCTTCTGGGGAAATGCTTTCCTTCAGCTTATCCTCAGTTGGTTGGGGGACACCTCCTCTGAGACTGCTTTTCAGCTGGGAGGAAATGTGGGGGACTTGGGGTTTACTCtgtctttttctggaattcttgggATGTTGTACTTTAGTCCGAGATGGGCCTGCATTCATATTGCTGCGAGAAATACAATTGCAATTCTTAGTCCATGTGACACAAACTGGCCTTCTGATGATTTTAAGAAAGTAATCAAAAGAAGCCTCTAGTTGTACACTTCAGGTATGACAACAGGTTAGAATATGTGAGGCCTCTAAACTCGCAAATTACAGGACAGTTTTCCACCTGATACTCTATTTaggaaataatattaatataaagcaGGTGCCAGAAGTAAATGCATGGATTCATTTTGCATCAAATATTAGCTTTTAAGAAAAACACTAACATTTCATAAAGTACTTATATTATCATCTTAAACCCATTGTGTGTACTTTGAAAAATATCTCTTGCAGAACACTCAGTCTGTTGTTAATGATGAGCAATGTTTAATAACACAAACAAGTAAAATCCACACCTTTCTTTTATATGCCTAGTTTAAATTAAATGTAGACAGGatgtaaaatacacattttacagAACTTAATTGCTGGTTGGTGGTAACTCTGAGCCAGCAAATATCCTAAGGAAAACTGCAGCATATACAACCTACACCTTAAGCCAAAATCTTATGAAAGTGTCAGAATATCTCCAAATAGAAAACACACTAGGGAAAACAGTGTTTAGAGGGATAGGAATAAAATCACACAATGCCTTATAAcacaatataaattttttaaaaggcttaaatgctactttttttctttaaaattttatcatttttaaaaattgaagtatagttgattttcactGCTGTGTTAGTTTTTGGTGCACAAccaggtgattcagttatacacacatatacattctttatttttaaatattcttttccactatggtttatcctgAGATATTTTTGAACACAGCTCCCCATGCTCTGCAGTAGGGCCTTGTTAATACTGCCCTTTGAATGGTGGGGAGGCAGATCTCATGAGTACTGTACACATTACTAGCAGGGCAACTGATTCTTCCTCTAATTTATTTCTGAGGTAGCATCTCATATCAGaggtgaaaatattttcttttcaacttATTTACCAAGAACAGTGCACTTTACCAAGATGAATAATACTCAGCAACATCAGTCtggtgtggtttaaaaaaaaaaaaaaagatggtaaaCATGCTTTGTGGAAACGTCAGAGGTTCATTTGCTGGAGGTCTCCACCATAATAAGCGATTACTTGAAAATGTGCCACCTCTTAATAAACATGGAGGAGGTTAAATCATTGCCAGCAGCATAAcatgtgttcaataaatgttgaaaaaaatggataaagttATTGCCATGATTTAGAACTCATAACCAACATTGTTAAAACTTTTCTTTACCTCTAGCTGTCTATGTGCATCCATAAAAGTTATTACTAGTATCctttttatagaaaaggaaacaaacataGAAAGATGATTACCCAAAATTGTGGATTCTTCTAACAGTGCAAGAATTATGACCTCCTAGAATTTTtaccaaatgctgctgctgctgctgctgcgaagtcgcttcagtcgtgtccgactctgtgcgaccccatagacagcagcccaccaggctcccccgtccctgagattctccaggcaagaacactggagtgggttgccatttccttctccaccagttctatgctgctgctgctgctgctgctgctgctgcgtcgctccagtcgtgtccgactctgtgtgaccccagagacggcagcccaccaggagcctctgtctctgggattctccaagcaagaacactggagtgggttgccatttccttctccaatgcatgaaagtgaaaagtaaaagcgaagtcgctcagttgtgtccaactcttagcgaccccatggactgcagcccaccaggctcccccatccacaggactttccaggcaagagtactggagtggggcgcctaACTAGTAATGTTTAAAACCATTTCTGTCAGACAAGAAATATAGTGTATATACTTAGGTCTACAGACATATTTTTCTCCCAACCACACATATCAATCTGGAGAACTGAGCTACTGCTCCCTTCGCAAGATAAAGTAATTACATGAAAAACTATTTACCTGGTTTTCTGATAAGATTCATTTACCCTATTCCCTTTCTTGAAACAGTCACATGGCTGATCATCATTTAGGGTTGGATAGACTGTCTAAAAAGAAAGACATACAGTTAATAAAtaccctaaacacacacacacacaagaaacgtGAAAAACCAGAACAAATCTAAATGAGATTTTACTTAAGTTTACATTACCTTTTCTGTAGTGCTCGAAATATTCTTGCTCAATCTGTTGGAAGATGCCGACAGCAGGGGAAGTGACTTCTTTCCTCCTCTAATATTCGGGCAGGGTGCCTTACCACCGGAACTAGAAGCAACAGAACAGTGTTGGTAAGTACCAACTGCAAACACCCTATCACCCTTATCatgttgcttttcatttttttgttcttaAATATTCAAATTGTATAAAAAGTTTCAATGGGGGAATATTGCCTTCTATTTATGGtttaatctatttttgtttttcacagtggGTATTAGATACAAGATCACACTACTATAAATGGATTTCATCTCTCTccccgtacacacacacacaatctcctTGGAAATAATTTGTTGAGGACATCTGTGGGACTAATTAAGTTTGGCTGTTACTCCAAAGTTCCTGTGTCCATtctcattcattccttccttccacaAATAGAGTGCCTAGAAAACAGCAGGGTTAGATACCTATCCTACTCTCATGGAGCTTGAACTCTATTGGAAAGGCCCCCTTTCAGGCCTCCTGCCTTCACTATCACATCAGTCCATGAAAAATTTATCAGTATAATACATATCACGCAGTGTTCTCTCTCTGTGACATTTTGTTGACTGGTACCACCCAAGGCTGCTTCTCCCCTCTTGAGTGGCCTACTAAAAGTGCCCCATTCGAATGTGAATCTTCTTTCTTCCATAAAATCCCCTGCCTCTGAAAAACTGGAAGAGTTGggattatacatttttatttccttcctaaaACTCTGCtctgttatttttcaaaataagcatGTATGCCATTTTGGTCCGTGTAAGTATGATGAGAAGGAAAATCACATGCAGACCCttacaatgaatgaatgagaccATAATCAACCGCTCTTTTTGTTTCAGATGTAGAAAACGTTCTTCACCAACCCCCTTCTTTAGTCTGGTTTTCCTGTTGCATTGTCCCTCTGGATTGTACAAGAACACTCTAGAACTCTCTAGAAAGTGCACTCCCATCTTTTCCACTTCATTTCACCTGGCAAGCTTTATACCCTGGGCTGTGCTGTTTTCTGGACAAAGTTACTGAGAGAGAAGAGGTGACAGCCTGCAGGGTCCCTAAGGATGCAGAAAGCAAGCTCTGGTTTCCCTGAAGGTTCGGGAACAAAGCTAAAAGTCTGGATTCTGCCTACAAAAACGGGTCCCAAGTGCCAGAGGCTGCTTAAGGGCAGCCTTATCATTTGTCACAGGGTCTTAACACTTGTTCTCATATCTTCCTCTCCTCCGGTTTGGAGCCTCTCTGGAGACAGCAATAGCAGCAGCGccgccccatccccaccccccagggaCAGGGCCAGCGGTCCCCGCGGCAAAGCATTGTGGGTGATGCGGGGACACGACGCTTCGCGTCTACGCAGCCAGGCTCCCACGGTCTGGCCTACGGTCCGTGTTGCAACGCAAACGTCCAGAGAGCTGGCTACCCTCGAGGCTTAAAATGAGCCGGGGACCGGCTCCTGGGCAGGCCGAGTGGcgcgcccctcccccgcccgcATTAGCCCAGAAATCCGGTGACCGCAGCGTGCACGCTCCGGGTCCTCCGCGCGAGCAGACGCCCATCTGGGACCGATTCGCGCGCCGGCCGGCCGGACGCAGACAGACACTGACCAGACCTGTTTCGCGGCCGCGGAGGACACGTGACGCGGGGCCGGGCGGGAAGCAGACGGCTGCGATGGGCGGCGGGAGTCCGCGCCGGCCGCGTCACGAGGGGCGGGGCGGAGGCTCGCCGGGAAGTTGCTCCGACAAGTCGCGGCCGGGTGAGTAACGCGCGGCCGGGAAGGGGCCACTGGGCGGGGCCGCTGGGCGGACACCGCCTTCCCCGCACCCGGAGGAAACCcaaggccgccgccgccgcacccTGCGCTCCGCTGCGGCCTCGAGGAGCGTCCGCGCGAGCAAGCGTTTGTCCTGgaaaccagctttttt
Proteins encoded in this window:
- the FAM217B gene encoding protein FAM217B; protein product: MNAGPSRTKVQHPKNSRKRQSKPQVPHISSQLKSSLRGGVPQPTEDKLKESISPEGNPERSRLGPRYHGLSGNKLFLDFESMKIIKEDAEEEDSASDLSDSERIAIPPSPLTPPDLHLRAEEIDPVHFDLHLGQGPTWPEYCYPDFLPPPCNSWDLRDMAMLLHSERRTEAVPKTGGLLGKYIDRLVQLEWLQIQTIQCEKGKVAKGRPPTAPGTSGALKSPGRSKLMPSALSRPHQEGPLKSGLSRKKDTLCKEVHPFCYTGEASPRPLDVLSSSRLCSQKQTLEVQTEKKKKKSNKSPRLQPWDLSCGDGGPKIESNGNPRASRPPAMILDPADGCRAARAPAHIGLKKKGNVSNCAHATISSEKKLKTNGGKQNTYKFKK